The sequence ATTCATAATCAGAAGTAAACTCCCCACAGGCCAGGACCCATCcattcaaagtggcaccagaccatGCCATAACATGCAGACATATCTCACTGCTAAAATGATCAATAGATACctctcacaacacacctttcaagatccatgggtcctacacatgcctatcacaacatgtggcgTACCTCGTTAAGGGTGCCTGGCAGAGCCTGCCCAAATGTGGGTCACCCCTCCTCTTCTGCCCGAGGCCCAGCTAAGGTGGAGTgggccgggagctgcctgaggaccCTCCACCTACTGGCAGTCAGTGGGTGAGGGGGTTGAAAGCAAACCCTGCCCCatgtccccaccccacagccccccactccgctcagggcaggtggaaggtccaTGGCGCGACTCCCCACAACTACTCACACAGCTCTTACCATAGCCGCgctgcagccccccagccagagccgggTCCAGGTAAAAGCTGTGCATGGCacgcaggcagctgtggggagccgtggACTCTCCTGCcctggatggggcggtggggtgcagggcagggacatgggccgaggagcccccaccccaggcaggtggagggtccacagcaccccacagctgcctgggctccctgcctgggcttTGGGTGGGGGGGTTCGGGAGGAtgaagtggggcaggggaggggccatgCCCCTTGAGCCCCCCATATTCCCACACTCCAGTACCTCATCCAAAGTACTAAATTCCTCAGTAACAACcatgtgggtgaaatgagacaatcaatcactatgctctcgaattaactcacagaaaaattataaaagacaaaaacaccataccACCAGTAGCAAACCACTTTGCAAACAATGACCACTcgatatctgacctctcagtcctcatggTGAAAGAAAACTGACACACCACCAGTAACACTAATAACAATTTATAACCCACTAACCAACCTTTGTCCTATGATTGCAGAGGTGTTAGTTGAGCACTTCACCTTGAAAGGTCtcttagccttggtctacactaggactttaggtcgaatttagcagcattaaatcgatgtaaacctgcacccatccacacgatgaagccctttatttcgacttaaagggctcttaaaatcgatttccttactccacccctgacaagtggattagcgcttaaatcgaccttgccggctcgaatttggggtactgtggacacaattcgacggtattggcctccgggagctatcccagagtgctccattgtgaccgctctggacagcactctcaactcagatgcactggccaggtagacaggaaaagaaccgcgaacttttgaatctcatttcctgtttggccagcgtggcaagctccaggtgaccatgcagagctcatcagcagaggtgaccatgatggagtcccagaatcacaaaagagctccagcatggattgaacaggaggtatgggatctgatcgctgtatggggagaggaatccgtgctatcagaactccgttccagttttcgaaatgccaaaacctttgtcaaaatctcccagggcatgaaggacagaggccataacagggacccgaagcagtgccgcgtgaaactgaaggagctgaggcaagcctaccagaaaaccagagaggcaaacggccgctccgggtcagagccccaaacatgccgcttctatgatgagctgcatgccattttagggggttcagccaccactaccccagctgtgttgtttgattccttcaatggagatggaggcaacacagaagcaggttttggggacgaagaagatgatgatgatgatgaggttgtagatagctcacagcaagcaagcggagaaaccggttttcccgacagccaggaactgtttctcaccctggacctggagccagtaccccccgaacccacccaaggctgcctcctggacccggcaggcggagaagggacctctggtgagtgtaccttttaaaatactatacatggtttaaaagcaagcatgtgaaaggattactttgccctggcattcgtggttcTCCTGGATgaactcccaaagcctttgcaaaaggtttctggggagggcaaccttattgcatccttcatggtaggacactttaccactccaggccagtaacacgttctcaggaatcattgtagaacaaaccattgcagtgtatgtttgctggcattcaaacaacatccgttttttatctctctgtgttatcctcaggagagtgagatatagttcatggtcacctggttgaaatagggtgcttttcttcaggggacactcagaggagcccattcctgctgggctgtttgcctgtggctaaacagaaatgttccccgctgttagccatggggaggggggagggttgagggggtagccatgcggtggggggaagcaaaatgcgaccttgtaacgaaagcacatgtgctatgtatgtaatgttaacagcaaggtttaccctgaaagagtgtagccactgttttataaaatgtgtctttttaaataccgctgtcccttttttttcctccaccagctgcatgtgtttcaatgatcacaggatcttctccttcccagaggctagtgaagcttagaaagaaaaaaaaatgcacttgtgatgaaatgttctctgagctcatgctgtcctcccacactgacagagcacagacgaatgcgtggaggcaaataatgtcagagtgcaggaaagcacaaaatgaccgggaggagaggtggcgggctgaagagagtaagtggcgggctgaagagagggctgaagctcaaatgtggcggcagcgtgatgagaggaggcaggattcaatgctgaggctgctggaggaccaaaccagtatgctccagtgtatggttgagctgcagcaaaggcagctggagcacagactgccactgcaggccctctgtaaccaaccgccctcctccccaagttccatagcctccacacccagacgcccaagaacgcggtgggggggcctccggccaaccagccactccaccacagaggattgcccaaaaaaaagaaggctgtcattcaataaattttaaagttgtaaacttttaaagtgctgggcttaaagtgctgtgtggcattttccttccctcctccaccacccctcctgggctaccttggtagtcatccccctatttgtgtgatgaatgaataaagaatgcatgaatgtgaagcaacaatgactttattgcctctgcaagcggtgattgaagggaggaggggcgggtggttagcttacagggaagtagagtgaaccaaggggcggggggtttcatcaagaagaaacaaacagaactttcacaccgtagcctggccagtcatgaaactggttttcaaagcttctctgatgcgtaccgcgccctcctgtgctcttctaaccgccctggtgtctggctgcgcgtaaccagcagccaggcgatttgcctcaacctcccaccccgccataaacgtctcccccttactctcacagatattgtggagcacacagcaagcagtaataacagtgggaatattggttttgctgaggtctaaccgagtcagtaaactgcgccagcacgcctttaaacatccaaatgcacattctaccaccattctgcacttgctcagcctgtagttgaacagctcctgactactgtccaggctgcctgtgtacggcttcatgagccatgacattaaggggtaggctgggtccccaaggatacatataggcatttcaacatccccaacagttattttctggtctgggaataaagtcccttcctgcagcttttgaaacagaccagagttcctgaagatgcgagcgtcatgtacctttcccggccatcccacgttgatgttggtgaaacgtcccttgtgatccaccagagcttgcagcactatcgaaaagtaccccttgaggtttatgtactcggcggcttggtgctccggtgccaagctagggatatgggttccgtctatggccccaccacagttagggaatcccattgcagcaaacccatccactatgacctgcacatttcccagggtcactacccttgatatcagcagatctttgattgcgtgggctacttgcatcacatcagcccccacagtagatttgcccactccaaattgattccctactgaccggtagctgtctggcgttgcaagcttccacagggctatcgccactcgcttctcaactgtgagggctgctctcatcttggtattcatgcgcctcagggcaggagaaagcaagtcacaaagttccatgaaagtgcccttacgcatgcgaaagtttcgcagccactgggaatcgtcccagacctgcaacactatgcggtcccaccagtctgtgcttgtttcccgagcccagaatcggcgttccacagcatgaacctgccccattagcaccatgatgcatgcattggcagggcccatgctttcagagaaatctgtgtccatgtcctgatcactcacatgaccgcgctgacgtcgcctccttgcccggtatcgctttgcccggttctggtgctgcatatactgctggataatgcgcgtggtgtttattgtgctcctaattgccaaagtgagctgagcggcctccatgcttgccttggtatggcgtccgcacagaaaaaaggcgcagaacgattgtctgccgttgctctgatggagggaggggcgactgacgacacggcttacagggttggcttcagggagctaaaatcaacaaagggggtgtctttacatcaaggagtatttcaggcaggacttcacggagggttccaataagaaatggtgcacctaagttattgttcttattggaacgaggaggttagcctggcctctgattgatacatggctagatttaccttgctgcaccttctctgtgagtgactgcagtgtgacccagaggaatgagtcccctagacaggggaggaggcaaatgagtacaaaacaaatctggtctatttcttgttttgatccactccatctatcttttacatctttggctggcagcagatggtgcagaaggactgcatgccatccacatctcatggctgctcagcagaagatggtacagtacgactgctagccattctcatctcttgcctgcctggcagaagatggtataatatgactgctagccatcctcatctcttgcctgcctggcagaagatggtacagtacgactgctagcaatccgtatcacctgcctgctcaccataagacggttcaataggactgactgcaggactaaagagaatgacctggtcaagtcactccaaatttagtccctgtgcccatgtctgcccaggcgctcccagccgacgtggccaggagcacctcggacacgacgaggacggctaccagtcgtactgcaccgtctgctgtgagaaggcaatgggttgctgctactgtgtagcaaagccgtaccacgtgtgccagcacccaggagacatagggtgacggttacctgagcgggctccatgcttgccatggtatggcgtctgcacaggtaactcaggaaaaaaggcgcgaaacgattgtctgcccttgctttcacggagggagggagggaacgggggcctgacgatatgtacccagaaccacccgcgacaatgttttagccccatcaggcattgggatctcaacccagaattccaatgggcagcggagactgcgggaactgtgggatagctatccacagtgcaatgctccggaagtcgtctctagcctcggtactgtggaagcactccgccgagttaatgcacttaatacacttagagcattttctgtggggggacacacactcgaatatataaaaccgatttctaaaaaaccgacttctataaattcgaccttattccgtagtgcagacatacccttacaaTGTATGATAACTCCTTACCAAACaactgtcccaccttgtatttagttgtgacagtCTGAAGAAGAGTtttgtgtaagcttgtctctttcaccaactgaagtttGTCCAATAAGAGATTTAATAATTCtactaagatgatgttgaagtaaaaagaaaacggt comes from Caretta caretta isolate rCarCar2 chromosome 17, rCarCar1.hap1, whole genome shotgun sequence and encodes:
- the LOC125623743 gene encoding uncharacterized protein LOC125623743, with amino-acid sequence MMESQNHKRAPAWIEQEVWDLIAVWGEESVLSELRSSFRNAKTFVKISQGMKDRGHNRDPKQCRVKLKELRQAYQKTREANGRSGSEPQTCRFYDELHAILGGSATTTPAVLFDSFNGDGGNTEAGFGDEEDDDDDEVVDSSQQASGETGFPDSQELFLTLDLEPVPPEPTQGCLLDPAGGEGTSAACVSMITGSSPSQRLVKLRKKKKCTCDEMFSELMLSSHTDRAQTNAWRQIMSECRKAQNDREERWRAEESKWRAEERAEAQMWRQRDERRQDSMLRLLEDQTSMLQCMVELQQRQLEHRLPLQALCNQPPSSPSSIASTPRRPRTRWGGLRPTSHSTTEDCPKKRRLSFNKF